Sequence from the Pararhizobium gei genome:
GCCATGAAAGGCTGAAGGCAAAGTCGGTTTCGCCCGTATCAGTTCGGGAGGTCTGAGCGTGAATGTGCATCTATCCAGCCGGGATACCGAACTCCGGACGCTCGATATCATCAGCGCGTTGAAATCTCTTGAAGGGCCGCTGCTGCCCATCCTACATGAAATTCAAGCCGAGTTTGGCTATGTGCCGCAGGAATCTCTGCCGGTCATCGCCCGAGAACTCAACCTGTCGCGCGCCGAGGTCCACGGCGTCGTGACCTTCTATCACGATTACCGCGACCACCCAGCAGGCCGGCATGTTCTAAAGCTCTGTCGCGCCGAAGCCTGTCAGGCAATGGGCGGCGATGCGTTGGCCGAACGCGTGAAATCCCTGCTCGGTATCGACTTCCACCAGACGACACTGGATGGAGCTGTGACGCTGGAGCCGGTCTATTGTCTCGGGCTCTGTTCCACCGCACCCGCCGCGATGCTCGACGGCGCGGTGTACGGACGGCTGGATACGGATGTCGTGCGCGATCTCGTTGCGGAGGCCCGCGCATGACCGTGCGGATATTCATTCCCAAGGACGCAGCCGCCCTGGCGCTCGGCGCCGATCGTGTCGCACAGGCTTTCATCCGCGAAATCGAGGCGCGCGGTCTCGATGCGGCGATCGTGCGCAACGGTTCACGCGGCCTGCATTGGCTGGAGCCGATGATCGAGGTCGAGACGCCGGAAGGCCGGATCGCCTATGGTCCGGTGAGGGCGTCCGATGTCGCATCCCTGCTTGACGCGGGCCTTGCCACCGGCGGCAGCCATGCGCTCTGTCTCGGGAAGACCGAGGACCTGCCCTTCCTCAAGAACCAGACGCGCCTGACCTTTGCTCGCTGCGGCATCGTCGATCCGCTGTCGCTTGAAGACTACAAGGCCCATGACGGCCTGAAGGGG
This genomic interval carries:
- a CDS encoding formate dehydrogenase subunit gamma, which translates into the protein MNVHLSSRDTELRTLDIISALKSLEGPLLPILHEIQAEFGYVPQESLPVIARELNLSRAEVHGVVTFYHDYRDHPAGRHVLKLCRAEACQAMGGDALAERVKSLLGIDFHQTTLDGAVTLEPVYCLGLCSTAPAAMLDGAVYGRLDTDVVRDLVAEARA